In Dromiciops gliroides isolate mDroGli1 chromosome 5, mDroGli1.pri, whole genome shotgun sequence, the following are encoded in one genomic region:
- the LOC122728952 gene encoding LOW QUALITY PROTEIN: non-structural maintenance of chromosomes element 3 homolog (The sequence of the model RefSeq protein was modified relative to this genomic sequence to represent the inferred CDS: inserted 1 base in 1 codon; deleted 1 base in 1 codon), whose amino-acid sequence MSRVDNASLEVPTQTDCGSSGSLGFIQSQAAPQVEDDIMEEAGCEDPGPTATPPLPSTSLALSSALSSQAQKKPARRTKAQVQQKVNELVQFLLVKDQKKVPIHRMDVVKTILQDYKDMASEIIQRVDQTLDYIFSLWLQEIDQKYHTYILINKLECLGDNDDDGMKADEGVAKMGLLMVILSLIFMKGNSTKEALVWEVLKKLHVDPEKRHKTFGNAXVKDEFVCQKYLEYVPVPHTDPPEYEFLWGPRATHETSKMEVLCFVSKIQNREPSSWVSQYNKALQDEMASTSASASTSAGN is encoded by the exons CAAACTGACTGTGGAAGCAGCGGCAGCCTGGGGTTCATTCAGTCCCAGGCGGCCCCGCAGGTAGAGGATGACATCATGGAGGAGGCGGGGTGTGAGGATCCAGGGCCCACTGCCACC CCGCCGCTGCCCTCCACCTCCTTGGCATTGTCCTCAGCCTTGTCCTCCCAGGCCCAGAAGAAGCCAGCCAGGCGCACCAAGGCCCAGGTCCAGCAGAAGGTGAATGAGCTGGTGCAGTTCTTGCTGGTGAAGGACCAGAAGAAAGTGCCCATCCACCGGATGGACGTGGTGAAGACCATCCTGCAAGACTACAAGGACATggcctcagagatcatccagAGAGTGGACCAGACCCTGGATTACATCTTCAGCCTTTGGCTCCAGGAGATAGACCAGAAGTACCATACCTACATCCTCATCAACAAGTTGGAGTGCCTGGGCGACAACGACGACGATGGCATGAAGGCTGACGAAGGTGTGGCCAAGATGGGCCTCCTCATGGTGATCCTGAGCCTCATCTTCATGAAGGGCAACTCGACCAAGGAGGCCCTGGTCTGGGAGGTGCTCAAGAAGCTCCACGTGGATCCGGAAAAGAGGCACAAGACCTTCGGCAACG ACGTCAAGGACGAGTTTGTTTGTCAGAAATATTTGGAGTATGTTCCAGTCCCCCATACCGATCCTCCAGAGTATGAATTCCTTTGGGGACCCAGAGCCACCCATGAGACCAGTAAGATGGAAGTCCTTTGCTTTGTGTCCAAGATTCAAAATCGGGAGCCTTCCAGCTGGGTGTCCCAATACAACAAAGCCCTCCAAGATGAAATGGCATCCACCTCTGCATCTGCCTCTACTTCAGCCGGCAACTGA